Proteins from a single region of Sediminitomix flava:
- a CDS encoding TetR/AcrR family transcriptional regulator, producing MKAVKENTKDYILRTVAPIFNKKGYVATSLSDLEKATSMTKGAIYRNFKSKEDLAVQAFKYNIKLVLAPLSILLSEEKSATKRLQILTDYYRNYLDKTDNLGGCPLINIGIDTHFTNPELFRMAQKAGTNLRGDLRKILEDGIAQDEFRESIEVEIVAQNLFSMIEGSIFVATLHESNDYVTSMMDHIDYLVQYDFKK from the coding sequence TTGAAGGCCGTAAAAGAAAATACGAAAGATTACATTTTGCGTACAGTAGCCCCAATTTTCAATAAGAAAGGCTATGTAGCTACAAGTTTATCGGACTTGGAAAAGGCTACTTCTATGACCAAAGGAGCGATTTATAGAAACTTTAAGAGTAAAGAAGATTTGGCGGTACAAGCTTTCAAATACAATATAAAACTTGTCTTAGCTCCACTTTCAATTCTTTTGAGTGAGGAAAAATCTGCAACTAAACGGCTTCAAATTCTAACAGATTATTACAGAAACTATCTGGATAAAACCGATAATTTAGGTGGTTGTCCTTTGATTAATATCGGAATTGATACTCATTTTACCAATCCAGAACTTTTCAGAATGGCTCAGAAAGCAGGAACAAACTTGAGAGGTGATCTGAGAAAAATATTGGAAGATGGAATAGCGCAAGATGAGTTTAGAGAAAGTATTGAAGTAGAGATTGTCGCTCAGAATTTATTCTCTATGATAGAGGGAAGCATTTTTGTTGCTACGCTTCATGAAAGTAATGATTATGTGACAAGCATGATGGATCATATTGATTATTTAGTCCAATACGATTTTAAGAAATAA
- a CDS encoding fructosamine kinase family protein, translating to MKTLFQNIFSEVIGKNVNVQSFQSLSGGCIHQAYSVRTNQGAFFIKLNEKNKLDMFQKEEHSLDALRSNSGLIIPQVVTVGQFENYAYFISEFIERGQASKKYFEHLGTGLAELHQVSNKNYGWKEDNYIGELVQKNKETELWLDFFFEQRLQPQFELAIRNQLISSSYLGQLERLKLKLEDYFPKEKSSLLHGDLWYGNTLASLDEKAALIDPAVYYGHREIELSFMKLFGGFDASCFEAYHEVYPLESNWEDRMSIYNMYALMVHTNLFGKHYFEEVKQTLSLFA from the coding sequence ATGAAAACCTTATTTCAAAATATCTTTTCGGAAGTAATTGGTAAGAATGTAAACGTACAAAGTTTTCAAAGTTTGAGTGGCGGTTGTATCCATCAGGCTTATAGCGTACGTACCAATCAAGGAGCATTTTTCATCAAGTTGAATGAGAAAAATAAACTTGATATGTTCCAAAAAGAAGAACATTCGTTGGATGCACTTCGTAGTAATTCAGGCTTGATAATCCCTCAAGTAGTTACAGTCGGTCAGTTTGAGAATTATGCTTACTTTATTTCGGAGTTCATAGAAAGAGGACAAGCTTCAAAAAAGTACTTTGAACATTTGGGTACAGGATTGGCTGAATTACATCAGGTAAGCAATAAGAATTATGGTTGGAAAGAAGATAATTATATCGGTGAGTTAGTTCAGAAAAATAAAGAAACAGAATTGTGGTTAGATTTCTTTTTTGAACAGCGTTTACAGCCTCAGTTTGAATTAGCAATTCGAAACCAGTTAATTTCAAGTTCATACTTAGGGCAATTGGAAAGGCTAAAACTTAAGTTGGAAGATTATTTTCCGAAAGAAAAGTCTTCTTTGCTACATGGCGATTTGTGGTATGGAAATACCTTAGCCAGCCTTGATGAAAAAGCAGCCTTGATTGATCCTGCCGTTTATTATGGACATAGAGAAATAGAGCTTTCCTTTATGAAACTATTTGGAGGGTTCGATGCGAGTTGTTTTGAAGCATATCATGAAGTTTACCCTTTGGAATCGAACTGGGAAGATCGGATGAGTATTTATAATATGTACGCTTTGATGGTACATACAAACCTTTTTGGCAAACATTACTTTGAAGAAGTGAAACAAACTTTATCTTTATTTGCTTAA
- a CDS encoding N-acetyltransferase: MGNLEIRSYQSTDKERVVEIFRTNCPKYFDPNDEGELVDFLENYTDENFLVALSDGVIIGCCGHYTKAQQHGIAWTFFESNSIGYKEFFRVVDSFYSEIENRIKAENTGFTIYINTTQLMERLFNKYGFNTYAVIPDGFGEGLDEYKMKK; the protein is encoded by the coding sequence ATGGGAAACTTAGAGATCAGATCGTATCAATCCACAGATAAGGAAAGAGTAGTCGAAATATTCAGAACGAATTGTCCGAAATATTTTGATCCGAATGACGAAGGAGAGTTAGTCGATTTTTTAGAGAATTATACCGATGAAAATTTCCTAGTAGCTCTTTCTGATGGAGTAATTATAGGGTGTTGCGGACATTACACAAAAGCTCAACAGCATGGGATTGCTTGGACATTTTTCGAAAGCAACTCAATTGGGTATAAAGAATTCTTCCGTGTTGTAGATTCATTTTACTCAGAAATCGAAAATAGAATTAAAGCTGAAAATACAGGTTTTACTATTTACATAAACACGACTCAATTGATGGAGCGTCTTTTCAATAAATATGGTTTTAATACGTATGCAGTGATTCCTGATGGATTTGGAGAAGGTTTAGATGAATATAAAATGAAAAAATAA
- a CDS encoding GNAT family N-acetyltransferase, translated as MKLTDINNNSLERLALFGNSSPLMRILEEEKLSYLDSGFKKSIFNIIQLHSNEGLELSKLKEAMDFNENRLRNFELRIHDELISDDLTKFLEEENLQVLETNHSFLLEIKDNSPIEEAKYETSAVVDKQGVIDFAYVLASQFEPMDVDVIHFYNKIHQKLLANENFGMLSVYHDGAIAGVAEYFIDSQKNAVLHHLAVVNEEQGKGIGQSLLQAVIEELKVKKINTLAIQTVNDTAPYFEKLSCQLIGKTTCFGRKA; from the coding sequence ATGAAACTGACAGATATAAATAACAATTCGCTAGAACGATTAGCCTTATTTGGCAACTCATCTCCACTCATGCGAATTTTAGAAGAAGAAAAACTGAGCTATTTAGATAGTGGTTTTAAAAAATCAATTTTCAATATTATCCAATTGCATTCTAATGAAGGTTTAGAGCTTTCTAAACTTAAAGAAGCTATGGACTTTAATGAAAATCGTCTTCGAAACTTTGAATTGAGAATTCATGATGAACTAATATCTGATGACTTAACAAAGTTCTTGGAAGAAGAAAACCTGCAAGTCTTAGAAACTAATCACAGTTTTTTGCTTGAAATAAAAGACAACAGCCCAATTGAAGAAGCAAAATATGAGACTAGCGCTGTAGTTGATAAACAAGGAGTCATTGATTTTGCATATGTATTAGCTAGTCAGTTTGAGCCTATGGATGTTGATGTCATCCATTTTTATAATAAAATACATCAAAAACTTTTGGCTAATGAAAACTTTGGAATGCTATCAGTTTATCACGACGGTGCAATTGCTGGAGTTGCCGAATATTTTATAGACAGTCAAAAGAATGCTGTTTTACATCATTTGGCGGTAGTAAACGAAGAACAAGGAAAAGGGATTGGTCAGTCTCTTTTACAGGCTGTTATTGAAGAACTAAAAGTAAAGAAGATTAATACGCTAGCTATTCAGACTGTAAATGATACTGCGCCATATTTTGAAAAACTCTCGTGTCAATTGATTGGAAAAACTACTTGTTTTGGTCGAAAAGCCTAA
- a CDS encoding thioredoxin domain-containing protein has protein sequence MKLLILKFSLIFLLLSSCSDAQTQADFQHLDAKSFQTALANAKDAQLIDVRTPEEVAKGTIENAKNINWFDNFNEQAKQLDTSKPVYLYCRSGARSTKAAKRLVSLGFEEVYELDGGLGKWMAADFPVVRPAQKDALSMADFQKMIDSDKLVLVDFYAEWCGPCKKMAPYLAEIKKDHADKVVVVKIDADANPELCKEFNITALPVLQLYDKKEKTWEHLGYIDKEGVMEKLGL, from the coding sequence ATGAAACTACTTATTTTAAAATTCTCACTCATTTTTCTTTTACTGAGCAGTTGTTCAGATGCCCAAACACAAGCAGATTTTCAACATTTAGATGCTAAATCTTTTCAAACAGCTTTAGCAAATGCAAAAGATGCACAGTTGATTGATGTTCGTACACCTGAAGAAGTAGCGAAGGGAACGATTGAGAATGCTAAAAATATCAATTGGTTTGATAACTTCAACGAACAAGCTAAACAACTAGATACATCAAAACCTGTGTATCTTTATTGTAGAAGTGGGGCAAGAAGTACAAAGGCTGCCAAACGTTTAGTCTCTTTAGGTTTTGAGGAAGTTTATGAACTTGATGGAGGTCTTGGGAAATGGATGGCTGCAGATTTTCCAGTAGTAAGACCAGCCCAAAAAGATGCTTTGTCAATGGCTGATTTCCAAAAAATGATTGACAGCGATAAATTGGTTCTTGTTGATTTTTATGCGGAGTGGTGTGGACCTTGTAAGAAAATGGCTCCATATTTAGCAGAAATTAAAAAAGACCACGCAGACAAGGTTGTTGTGGTAAAAATAGATGCAGATGCAAATCCTGAGCTTTGTAAAGAGTTTAATATTACAGCTCTTCCTGTTTTGCAATTATATGATAAGAAAGAAAAAACGTGGGAACACCTTGGGTATATCGATAAGGAAGGAGTAATGGAAAAGCTAGGGCTATAA
- a CDS encoding T9SS type A sorting domain-containing protein, whose product MKRPLLTTLSMMAFLLLLSESNVFAQRKLERCNCEEPSGKPSISGAVIPTAQLKIKNNGEIKIEGGLVVYQSSPEAIRFKSSETSLIQTSGVYKGVAFEANSILIIDAETVKFSDLNFEGGANDSYTIYIKKDAKLIFQDEDPFSGAEVKVFNDGKLVFKKDVTFDNESLVYNSCRIESEKSLSLSDATLITDGTVLGGEDLTTENSLIINAEGTLNNCGRMRFHTSASIQGTVKNCCTLVADGSFVLTGNSALFDNYGTVIACNFTLGEENQALTVVPSGPTLNLQSCSKFITPSLATYSGSLNVDGSACVVCQQAVFKKDLDNSSNVEKIFSVEEYKTPTSDELIGKPNVIDPSLIGLIDNSNTANTCVSIYDPGDFIPSTVIAAVEIHPTYKDIISVYQSADSEIAELDDLLEDNFVRKFRKQTLKEGDERVIIESRIKDIYIPSSNKCNERVICLDIMQCGADLELSSYEFKVPSSYDLKALGISYDDPDFEIEDFYSGEMLKITDDLTTPTTLAAMSAECPDIQFTVDRKTSSNYKGYKIENINYLTGSEKGGEDCESITIDFEEYNAGYSGGNQIDFKDGFITSSFDLPSKNVAMIYDTDAVPPTGDDGDLANGDGKVLIISEDGDATNPDDNAGPGSLIFNFDCDVKIEKLTWIDQEDDLTIILKDKDNVEILNQTVTGSGVDGDVSEVIINSSSTAVRTMEVVFEGSGAIDNIIYEKCNRVQELKTLTLCLEVDADENLDFKEYWKDFDLKIKSKSSGDSNGFIRIGCDWECLFYDDECDDIVTPVQLVSFDVDSYQSDALISWETASEINSSHFEVQRSQHGVNFEKLIEIEALGNSERIYRYEFLDEEPLAGYSYYRIKQVDKDGSYEYSPTRAYFNKITEIDEPILYPNPASEVLNFSQIDKFLLGDGELYLYNTEGKLLEVQSLDQDFQKLDVSGLNYGMYIVELRNSTNSTILKFTK is encoded by the coding sequence ATGAAACGACCTTTACTAACAACTTTGTCAATGATGGCATTTCTGCTGTTGTTGAGTGAATCTAACGTTTTTGCACAAAGGAAACTAGAAAGGTGTAATTGTGAAGAACCTTCTGGTAAACCATCAATCTCTGGAGCTGTCATTCCGACGGCACAACTCAAAATAAAAAATAATGGAGAAATAAAGATAGAGGGAGGGCTTGTCGTATATCAGTCTAGTCCTGAAGCAATCCGTTTTAAAAGCTCAGAGACTAGTCTAATTCAGACTAGCGGTGTGTATAAGGGAGTCGCTTTTGAAGCAAATAGTATACTGATCATTGATGCTGAAACTGTAAAGTTCAGTGATTTGAATTTTGAAGGAGGGGCAAATGACAGTTATACCATTTACATCAAAAAAGATGCAAAGCTGATTTTCCAAGATGAAGACCCTTTTTCGGGAGCAGAGGTAAAGGTTTTCAATGATGGGAAATTGGTTTTTAAGAAAGATGTGACTTTTGATAACGAATCTTTGGTTTACAACTCGTGTAGAATAGAATCTGAGAAGTCATTATCCCTCTCAGATGCCACATTAATTACAGATGGGACTGTATTAGGGGGGGAAGATTTGACCACGGAAAATTCATTAATCATAAACGCAGAAGGAACGCTCAACAATTGTGGAAGAATGCGTTTTCATACTTCAGCGAGTATTCAAGGGACAGTCAAAAATTGTTGTACACTTGTTGCTGATGGAAGCTTTGTGCTAACTGGAAATTCTGCACTCTTTGATAATTACGGGACGGTTATCGCCTGTAATTTCACGCTAGGAGAAGAAAATCAAGCATTAACTGTCGTTCCTTCAGGTCCGACATTAAATCTACAATCTTGTTCTAAGTTTATCACGCCAAGTTTGGCGACTTATTCGGGTAGTCTTAACGTAGATGGTTCTGCTTGTGTGGTATGTCAGCAAGCGGTCTTCAAAAAAGATTTAGATAATAGTTCTAATGTAGAAAAGATTTTTTCGGTAGAAGAATATAAAACACCAACTTCTGATGAACTGATTGGAAAGCCTAATGTGATCGACCCTTCTCTAATCGGATTAATTGATAATTCGAATACTGCAAATACATGTGTTTCAATTTATGATCCAGGAGATTTTATTCCATCAACAGTTATTGCAGCTGTTGAAATCCACCCGACTTATAAAGATATCATTTCAGTCTATCAGTCTGCAGACTCTGAAATTGCAGAACTTGATGATCTTTTGGAGGATAATTTCGTGAGAAAGTTTAGAAAACAGACTTTAAAAGAAGGGGATGAGAGGGTAATTATTGAATCAAGAATTAAAGATATTTATATACCAAGTAGTAATAAGTGTAATGAAAGAGTGATCTGTCTAGATATTATGCAATGCGGTGCAGACCTCGAATTATCATCTTATGAGTTTAAAGTACCTTCAAGTTATGACCTAAAAGCTTTAGGTATCAGTTATGATGATCCAGATTTTGAGATTGAAGATTTTTACTCTGGAGAAATGCTCAAGATTACTGATGATCTGACAACGCCGACTACTTTGGCTGCTATGAGTGCAGAATGTCCAGATATTCAATTTACAGTAGACCGAAAAACATCATCAAACTACAAGGGCTATAAAATAGAGAATATCAATTATTTGACGGGTTCTGAAAAAGGTGGAGAAGATTGTGAATCGATAACTATTGATTTTGAGGAGTATAATGCGGGGTATTCGGGCGGAAATCAAATAGATTTTAAAGACGGTTTTATCACTTCAAGCTTTGATCTTCCAAGCAAAAATGTTGCGATGATTTATGATACGGATGCAGTGCCTCCTACAGGTGATGATGGAGATTTGGCTAATGGTGATGGTAAAGTGTTGATCATTTCTGAGGATGGTGATGCTACAAACCCTGATGATAATGCAGGACCAGGTAGTCTCATATTTAATTTTGATTGTGATGTTAAAATTGAAAAACTGACTTGGATTGATCAAGAGGATGATCTGACGATTATTTTAAAGGATAAAGATAATGTTGAAATCTTAAATCAGACAGTAACAGGTTCGGGTGTAGATGGTGATGTTTCTGAGGTGATAATCAATTCGAGTAGTACAGCAGTGAGAACAATGGAGGTTGTTTTTGAAGGCTCTGGAGCTATAGATAATATCATTTATGAGAAATGTAACCGAGTACAAGAGCTGAAGACCTTAACACTTTGTCTTGAAGTAGATGCCGATGAAAATCTAGATTTTAAAGAATATTGGAAGGATTTTGATCTGAAAATTAAATCTAAATCTAGTGGAGATAGCAATGGTTTTATACGTATTGGCTGTGATTGGGAATGTTTATTTTATGATGATGAATGTGATGATATCGTAACTCCTGTTCAGCTTGTGTCTTTTGATGTGGACAGCTATCAGTCTGATGCATTGATTAGTTGGGAAACAGCATCAGAAATAAATAGTAGTCATTTTGAAGTGCAACGCAGTCAGCATGGAGTCAATTTTGAAAAGTTAATTGAAATTGAAGCCTTAGGAAACTCAGAGAGAATTTATCGCTATGAGTTTTTAGATGAAGAGCCATTAGCGGGTTACTCGTACTACAGAATCAAGCAGGTAGATAAAGATGGAAGTTATGAGTATTCTCCAACTAGAGCATACTTCAATAAGATCACAGAAATAGATGAGCCAATTCTTTATCCTAACCCTGCTTCTGAAGTA
- a CDS encoding alpha/beta fold hydrolase, which translates to MKIYQTMPQIEQKVEKKKIPLNFRIIRWLFPKVEKISLSLSGKMFVYFFFKVFRLPINSRDKALLDQAKQQTLKINGYDIQVYVWGEGKPILLVHGWMGKVSQFSKFIEKFTQEGYACISFDLVGHGKSEGNRTHLLEASELILEIQKQFGDFEMVVGHSLGGVASLLALTKRKFSKKLMMIASPAIANEILDGFCRNVNASNKNYPYFLSWVQNQLGRDFYSFEAKQLVEKIEGVDLLLAYDTDDDQVSEENPKVMKQSYPSAKVIYTSGLGHNKIVRDESVVSAAYDHLTKSENSTAPIEKKVAAI; encoded by the coding sequence ATGAAAATTTATCAGACAATGCCACAGATAGAGCAAAAAGTAGAAAAGAAGAAAATACCATTGAATTTCAGAATCATAAGATGGTTATTTCCAAAGGTTGAAAAGATATCGCTTAGCCTTTCAGGTAAAATGTTCGTTTACTTTTTCTTCAAAGTATTCCGATTACCGATCAATTCAAGAGATAAAGCACTTTTAGATCAAGCAAAACAACAGACTTTAAAGATTAATGGCTATGATATTCAAGTGTATGTGTGGGGAGAAGGAAAGCCGATTTTACTTGTACATGGCTGGATGGGGAAAGTGAGTCAGTTTTCAAAATTCATAGAAAAATTTACGCAAGAAGGCTATGCCTGTATTTCATTTGATTTGGTAGGACATGGAAAGTCTGAAGGAAACAGAACGCATCTTTTAGAAGCTTCTGAGTTGATTCTTGAAATACAAAAACAGTTTGGTGATTTTGAAATGGTAGTAGGACATTCTTTAGGCGGAGTAGCTTCACTTTTGGCGCTCACGAAACGTAAATTCTCAAAAAAGTTGATGATGATCGCAAGTCCTGCTATCGCAAATGAAATATTGGATGGCTTTTGTAGAAACGTAAATGCTTCAAATAAGAATTATCCTTATTTCCTTTCTTGGGTTCAAAATCAATTGGGCAGGGATTTTTATTCTTTTGAAGCGAAACAACTAGTCGAAAAAATAGAGGGAGTAGATTTGCTTTTGGCTTATGATACAGATGATGATCAAGTATCTGAAGAGAATCCGAAAGTGATGAAACAGAGTTATCCTTCTGCAAAAGTGATTTATACTTCTGGCTTAGGTCATAACAAAATAGTAAGAGATGAAAGTGTGGTATCAGCAGCTTATGATCACTTGACGAAAAGTGAAAATAGTACAGCTCCGATAGAAAAGAAAGTAGCTGCAATTTAG
- a CDS encoding SpoIIE family protein phosphatase gives MKFEYIHLYHKYYKEAGKTSNGLEKISLGHKILELSNHINSDTTFILQGYGNLVIGRGNAKLGKLVDAFHYHNDALKYFRAVNHLKGQANTLHSLSFIYSSQKDYKKALECDLQTRRLYQKLKDKKRESIATSNIGDNFYLLLQYDSALHYSHLGLKLAQEVGKERLSYYNLGNIGLSHLKLQNLDSAYLYLNQAIEGLDKYKDNYALSFYTVGLGEYHLLKKNYTEAETWTIKGLALAEESNLLEQELDASKALAEVYQHLGNYEKAFQFEKQANLFQDSLLNLEKLQELERLKVQQELEQKDHEIAQLEKEKEEIVKEGVSEAMIKGYGFTLFKTEVYLSLFITSFIVFFGFAFTWRFWQRKFQLQEESQQQAGDKVVEYEQTISSMSQAGDFQQQVFPSKEILETVGNGSFVFFKPLEYISGDFYYVGECKDYKIAVVGDATGHGAQGGLISMLGFSLLEEVIVRQEICDPGEILEYLDKQFKDLLRSNVIADFNGMSISIVAHNPKKNIFKFAGAKHDLTMVRKDEKGHPQLEYIRGNRRFVGDSSTHNLKPFDSVIFSLTDEETMIYLYSDGYKDQLGGARNKKYNYKKFRDFLYKIHHYSLGEQQELLKFEMENWMSRGVFQVDDFLVMGINLSATVAEEIEYI, from the coding sequence ATGAAATTTGAGTATATACATCTCTATCATAAATATTACAAAGAAGCAGGAAAAACATCAAACGGTTTAGAGAAGATAAGTTTAGGCCATAAGATTTTGGAACTTTCGAATCATATTAATTCTGATACGACGTTTATATTACAAGGTTATGGTAATCTAGTTATTGGTAGAGGCAATGCCAAACTAGGAAAGTTAGTTGATGCATTTCATTATCATAATGATGCTTTAAAATATTTTAGGGCAGTTAATCATCTAAAAGGACAAGCTAATACCCTTCATTCTTTAAGCTTTATTTATTCTTCTCAAAAAGATTATAAAAAAGCATTGGAATGTGACCTACAGACAAGACGTCTTTATCAAAAACTCAAAGATAAAAAAAGAGAAAGTATTGCGACTAGTAATATTGGTGACAACTTTTACTTATTACTTCAATATGACTCCGCTCTTCATTACTCTCACTTAGGTCTTAAACTTGCACAAGAAGTAGGTAAAGAACGCCTATCTTATTATAACCTAGGCAATATTGGTTTATCTCACCTTAAACTTCAAAACCTAGACTCAGCCTATTTATACCTCAATCAAGCCATAGAAGGCTTAGATAAATACAAAGATAATTATGCCCTTTCCTTTTATACCGTAGGACTAGGGGAATACCATTTGCTCAAAAAGAATTACACTGAAGCTGAAACTTGGACAATCAAAGGTTTGGCTTTAGCAGAAGAATCTAACCTTTTAGAACAAGAACTAGATGCTAGCAAAGCCCTTGCAGAAGTTTACCAACACTTAGGCAATTATGAAAAAGCATTTCAATTTGAAAAGCAAGCCAACCTATTTCAAGACTCCTTACTTAACCTAGAAAAACTTCAAGAACTTGAACGTTTGAAAGTTCAACAAGAGCTCGAACAAAAAGACCACGAAATAGCTCAACTCGAAAAAGAGAAAGAAGAAATTGTAAAAGAAGGTGTATCTGAAGCCATGATAAAAGGCTATGGTTTTACACTCTTCAAAACAGAAGTTTACTTAAGCCTTTTCATCACATCTTTTATCGTCTTTTTTGGCTTTGCATTCACTTGGCGTTTTTGGCAACGAAAATTCCAATTGCAGGAAGAAAGCCAACAACAAGCGGGTGATAAAGTGGTGGAATATGAACAAACTATCAGTTCCATGAGTCAAGCAGGGGATTTCCAACAACAGGTTTTCCCTAGTAAAGAAATTTTGGAAACGGTAGGAAATGGCAGTTTTGTGTTCTTCAAACCACTCGAATACATTTCGGGTGATTTCTACTATGTAGGTGAATGTAAAGACTATAAAATTGCAGTAGTTGGCGATGCCACGGGACATGGCGCACAAGGTGGGCTTATTTCTATGTTAGGTTTTAGTCTTTTGGAAGAAGTAATTGTTCGTCAAGAAATATGTGATCCTGGTGAAATTTTGGAATACTTGGATAAGCAATTCAAAGACCTTTTACGCTCCAATGTTATTGCCGATTTCAATGGAATGAGTATTTCCATTGTCGCTCACAACCCTAAGAAGAACATCTTCAAATTTGCAGGGGCAAAACATGACCTCACTATGGTCAGAAAAGATGAAAAAGGACATCCTCAACTTGAATATATCAGAGGTAATCGTCGTTTTGTTGGAGATTCTTCTACCCATAACCTTAAACCTTTCGATTCTGTCATCTTCTCACTAACTGATGAAGAGACCATGATTTACTTGTACAGTGACGGGTACAAAGACCAGTTGGGAGGAGCTAGAAACAAAAAATACAACTATAAAAAGTTCAGAGATTTCTTATACAAAATTCATCATTACTCTTTGGGTGAACAGCAAGAACTTTTAAAATTTGAAATGGAAAATTGGATGAGTAGAGGTGTTTTCCAAGTTGATGATTTTCTTGTAATGGGAATAAATTTGAGTGCAACAGTAGCCGAAGAAATTGAATATATATAA
- a CDS encoding porin family protein: MKKLLIVFGLLISSLSVQAQLYIGGKGTVVLPSVIFSPTVSTQIENTVGGQFAIKYLYNDFSGLVLEAGYAEKGFTETSGGAELYRRQLDYFQLNALGDLHTHLGPLNAFLNIGVYAEFLLGETLDENETPITNTGVQLPPGLEAQAFDYATRKANDFRFGIVGGGGLFFPTKIGAFQLEGRVYFGVTNTLERVVQQSAYISNDLSFDISVGYYIPIFDPEKRKK, from the coding sequence ATGAAAAAACTTCTAATTGTTTTTGGACTATTAATTTCATCATTGAGTGTACAAGCTCAGTTGTATATAGGCGGTAAAGGAACTGTTGTACTTCCTTCAGTCATTTTTTCACCAACTGTTTCCACACAAATTGAAAATACTGTAGGTGGGCAGTTTGCCATTAAATACCTTTACAATGACTTTTCTGGTTTGGTATTGGAAGCGGGGTATGCCGAAAAAGGTTTTACTGAAACTTCAGGTGGTGCCGAGCTTTACAGAAGACAATTGGATTACTTTCAATTGAATGCATTAGGTGATTTGCACACGCACTTAGGCCCTTTAAATGCCTTCTTAAACATAGGAGTTTATGCCGAATTTTTACTTGGAGAAACACTCGATGAAAATGAGACTCCGATTACAAACACAGGAGTTCAACTCCCTCCCGGTCTAGAAGCCCAAGCCTTTGATTATGCCACTCGAAAAGCCAATGATTTTAGATTTGGAATCGTAGGAGGCGGAGGTTTATTCTTCCCAACTAAAATAGGGGCATTTCAATTGGAAGGACGCGTTTATTTTGGAGTAACTAACACCTTGGAACGTGTTGTCCAACAGTCTGCTTACATTTCTAATGACCTTTCTTTCGATATTTCGGTGGGTTATTATATTCCAATTTTTGATCCTGAGAAAAGAAAAAAATAG
- the epsC gene encoding serine O-acetyltransferase EpsC, protein MDCNINNEQIILHHIKKNKCNFPNKMPSLSKTHEFIDDIFSFLFPVIKGTEMDQLEGEVELSKLQGKMTELLLPMRDHFKLDIKQVCCAFFEDLPEIYIRLIDDAKAILEGDPAAYSIEEIVLGYPGFFAIVVHRIANQLYKQEVPLIPRLFSEYAHSKTGIDIHPGATIGDYFCIDHGTGVVIGETTVIGNNVKVYQGVTLGALSVEKKFAKSKRHPTIEDNVVIYAGSTILGGKTIVGHDTIIGGNVWLTDSVEPYSIVYHKSEVKVRKNETSQF, encoded by the coding sequence TTGGATTGCAATATTAACAACGAACAAATCATTCTTCACCACATTAAGAAGAATAAGTGCAATTTTCCGAATAAGATGCCTTCACTGAGCAAGACTCATGAATTCATAGATGATATATTCTCTTTTCTTTTCCCGGTGATCAAAGGAACTGAAATGGATCAGTTGGAAGGAGAAGTAGAGCTTAGTAAGCTTCAAGGAAAAATGACAGAGCTATTGCTCCCTATGCGAGATCATTTCAAATTGGATATAAAACAAGTATGCTGTGCTTTCTTTGAGGATTTACCCGAAATCTACATTCGTTTGATAGACGATGCAAAAGCAATATTGGAAGGTGACCCTGCTGCTTATTCTATTGAAGAAATTGTGTTGGGTTATCCTGGCTTCTTTGCGATTGTCGTTCACCGAATTGCAAATCAACTTTACAAACAGGAGGTACCTTTAATTCCTCGATTGTTCTCTGAGTATGCACATTCTAAAACTGGAATTGATATTCACCCAGGAGCCACTATTGGAGATTATTTTTGCATAGATCATGGTACTGGAGTTGTAATTGGAGAAACGACTGTGATCGGTAATAATGTTAAAGTTTACCAAGGGGTTACACTTGGCGCTTTGAGTGTGGAGAAAAAGTTTGCGAAGTCGAAACGTCATCCAACTATTGAAGATAATGTTGTGATTTATGCGGGTAGTACCATCTTAGGAGGAAAAACCATTGTAGGACATGATACCATTATTGGAGGTAATGTGTGGTTGACGGACAGTGTAGAACCCTATTCTATTGTCTATCATAAGAGTGAAGTGAAAGTAAGGAAAAACGAGACGTCACAGTTTTAA